The genomic DNA GGTCGCCGACCACGCGTCGAACCCGTTGTGCGCCAAGGCATCCGGTGCGTGGCCGTCCGTCGTCTCGGGCGAACAACGACGTGAGACCTCCGTCGACTCCCCCACCGTCAGCGCCTGGGGTGACCCGGCGATCATCGCGCGGTGCGGGGTCACCTCACCCGGCCCGACCAGCAACCAGTGCTTCGGCGTCAGCGGCGTCGACTGGGTCGGCACCAAGCTGTCCGACGGCATGTCGTTCGTGACGTACGGCCGCAGCCCGGCGATCGAGGTCCTCGTCCCCAAGGACTACGCTCCCGAGCCGCTCGTGCTCGGGGCGTTCACCCAGGCGGCCAAGGCCATCCCCCAAGGCCCCCACCGCTGCTCGTGACTCAGCGCAGGCCCGTACGCCGTTCGAGCGCCAGGTCGATCAGCTCGCTGATGAGCTCGGTGTAGGACAGGCCGCTGGCGGCCCACACCTGCGGGAACATCGAGTGCGGTGTGAAGCCCGGCAGGGTGTTGATCTCGTTGAGGACGAGCTGCCCGCTCGGCTCGTAGAACCAGTCGACGCGCGCGAGGCCCTCACAGCCGGCCGCCTCGAAGGCCTTGACCGACAGCTGCTTGACCTCGTCGGCGATCGCCGGCGGCAGACTCGTCGGGCAGCTGAGCCGCACGTTGGCCTCGTCGATGTACTTGGCCTCGAAGTCGTAGAAGTCGTGGCCGCCGATGACCTCGATCTCGCCGATCTCGCTGGCACGCGGGCGATCCGAGCCGTGACCCTCCAGGACACCGCACTCGATCTCACGACCGTTGATCGCTGCCTCGATGATGACCTTCGGGTCGTGCTCGCGGGCGGCCTCGACCGCAGCCTCCAGCTCGTCGTGGCTCTCGACCTTGATGACGCCCTGGCTCGACCCGGCTCGCGCAGGTTTGACGAACACCGGCCAGCCGAGCGAGGTCACGGGGTCGAGGGCAGCCGCCTTGTCGCGACGCCACTCCTTGTCGGTGATGACGATGTAGCGCCCCACCGGCAGTCCGGCGGCCGCGAACACCACCTTCATCAGGTGCTTGTCCATCATCACCGCGGACGCGGCGACACCCGAGCCGACGTAGTGGATGTCGGCGAGCTCGAGCAGGCCCTGCAGCGTGCCGTCCTCGCCGAACGGGCCGTGCAGCAGTGGCAGCACCACGTCGACCGTGCCCAGCTCGCGCGGCGGCTGACCCGGCTCGAGGACCAGCACGTCGTGGCCGTCGGGGCTGGTCGGCACCACGACGGTCGTGTCGCCCGTGACCTCGGGCTGCTGCGCCGACGTCAGCGCCAGCGGTGCGGGGTCGTCGGCCATGAGCAGCCAACGCCCGTCACGCGCGATGCCGATCGGCAGGACGTCGAAACGGTCGCGGTCGATCGCCTGCAGGACGCCGGCGGCGGTCGCGCACGAGACCATGTGCTCGGAGGACCTGCCGCCGAAGACGATCGCGACGCGCTTCTTACCGGAGGTGGGTGAGGTGCTCATCGCCGATGAGACTAGTGCCCAGGCTCCGGGCGTACGCGCAGCCGGGGCCGTTGCTCGTGCAAGTCTGTGCGCATGGCTGAGCTCGACCCCACCACCCTCACTGCTGCGACCCGTCTGGTCACGGGCGGGCGACCCGATCGCGTCCCCGGCGGATCGGTCAGTCCGCCGCTGGAGCTGTCCTCCACCTTCATCGCCGACGGCGAGGTCGGCTACGGCCGCAACGGCAACCGCACGTGGACGGCGTTCGAGGACACGCTCGGTGGGCTCGAGGGTGGTCGAGCACTGGCGTTCGCCTCGGGGATGGCCGCCGTCGCTGCCTGTGTGTCGCTCGTCCCCACCGGAGGCACCGTCGTCGCACCGTTCCACGCCTACAACGGCACCGGCGGCATCCTCGACCTGTACGAGCGTGAGCAGCGCCTGTCCGTCCGTCGCGTCGACATCAGCGACACCGACGCCGTGCTGTCCGCCCTCGACGGCGCCGACCTGCTGTGGACCGAGTCGCCGACCAACCCGATGCTCGAGATCGCTGATCTGCCAACGCTTTTCGCGCGAGCGCGCTCGCGCGACGTCGTCACGGTGTGCGACAACACGTTCGCCACTCCCCTGCTGCAGCAGCCGCTCGACCTGGGTGCGGACGTCGTCGTCCACTCCGCCACGAAGTACATCTCGGGCCACTCCGACCTGCTGCTCGGCGCCACGGTCACCCGTGACGACGCACTGCACGCCCGGCTGTACGAGCACCGCACGTTGGGCGGTGCGGTCCCGGGCCCGATGGAGACCTGGCTCGCACTGCGCGGCATGCGCACGCTGCACCTGCGCCTCGAGCGCGCCTGCGCCAACGCTGCCGACCTCGCGGGTCGTCTGCGCGAGCACCAGGCCGTCGCCCGGGTGCGCTACCCCGACATGGGCGCGGTCGTCAGCATCGAGCTCACCGGCGGCAAGGAAGCCGCCGAGCGCGTCGAGCACGCGGTGCGGGTCTGGACCCCGGCCACGAGCCTCGGCGGGGTCGAGTCGTTGATCGAACGCCGACGACGTCACCCGCTGGAGCCGTCGACCGTCCCCGAAGAGCTCGTCCGCCTCAGCGTCGGCGTCGAGGACGTCGAGGACCTGTGGCGCGACCTCGATGACGCCCTGAGCGCCGGCTGAGCCCACTGATCGACCTCACTGACTGACTCGCCTGGCCGTGGCGTACGAGCAGGACGGACTGGGGCTCCGGCCGGACCTCGTGGACCTCTGCTCGCGGTCAGGCGATCACTCGCCCGGCTGCGGCAGTCGGCAGTCAGCAGTCGTCGCCGCTGGCCGGCATCGGTCCGGTACGCCTCGGACGGGTGCTCTCTGCCCGCCACCTTCTCGGTGTCCTCCGCACCCACTGTCACTGGTCACGTCCTCCGCACGCCATCCTCACTGGTCACGTCCTCCGCACGCCATCCTCAGCGGACGACGCACGTGCCGTTCTCGGCATTCCCCGCGCGTCGTCCGCTCGTGCCCGTGGGCGGCGTGTGGGTGCTGGTCACAGGTCGCGCCGGCGAGGTCGGGTTGTGGCGGTGGCGGTCTCGGGGCGGGTGACGTAGGTGCGGCCGTGGGGGCTGGTCCAGGTGCAGATGCCGTCGGGGGTCATGGTGACCTGCCAGGTGGCCTCGTGCTTGGTGCGGTGGTGGTGCTTGCACAGCAGCTGGAGGTTGTCGGCGCTGGTCTGGCCGGCCGGCCAGGGGGTGACGTGGTCGGCCTCGCACCAGCGGGCTGGGTGGGAGCAGCCGGGGAAGCGGCAGTGCCCGTCGCGGGTGGTCACGAACCGTCGTACGGCTGCCGATGGGCGGTAGCCGCGTGCGCTGGTCTCGCGCAGGGTGCCCGTGTCGGTGTCGATGAGTGCTCGGACGATGGTGACGTCGAGGTCGCGCACCATGCGGGCGATCACGGCAGCGGGGATCATGCCGGTCAGCGGGTGGCCCTGAGCGCGACGCTGGCGTCGAGCCCGGACGGAGTCCCACCGTCGTACGGCGCTAGCTGCGCTCGTGCTTGAGCGCGCGCGTCATCAGCAGGCCGACGAGGTCCTTCGGGTTGCGGCCCTCGTGCACGACGGCCTCGACCGCCTCGACGATCGGCACGTCGGCGCCGACCTGACGCGCCAGCGCCAGGATCGACTCGCACGACTTGACGCCCTCGGCCGTCTGCCGGGTGTCGGCGACGACCTCCTCGACGGTCATGCCCTGGCCGAGCTTGAACCCGAAGGAGTAGTTGCGCGACAGCGGTGAGGCACAGGTGGCGACCATGTCGCCGACGCCGGCGAGGCCGAGGAAGGTCTGCGGGTCGGCCCCGAGTCGTACGCCGAACCGCGCCGTCTCGGCGAGCCCTCGCGTGAGCAGGCTGGCCATGCTGTTGTCGCCCATCCCCATGCCCTTGGCCATCCCGACGGCCAGCGCGATGACGTTCTTGACCGCACCGCCGATCTCGGTGCCGACGACGTCGCCGTTGGTGTAGGGCCGGAAGTACGGCGTGGCGCTCGCCTCGGCGACCTTGGCCCGCGCGAGCTTGCCCGTGGAGGCCACGACCGCCGCCGCGGGCTGCTTGGCCGCGATCTCGGGCGCGAGGTTGGGGCCGGACACCACGACGATGCGCGACGGGTCGACCGACGCCGCGTCGTGGATCACCTCGCTCATGCGCTTGGTGGTGCCGAGCTCGATGCCCTTCATGAGCGAGACCACGACCGACTCGGCGCCCAGCACGTCGCCCCAGCTGCCGAGGTTGTCGCGGAGCGTCTGCGACGGCACTGCGAGGACGCAGATGTCGGCCCCCTCGCCCGCCTCATGCGGGTCGTGAGTGGCCCGAACCGTCTGTGGCAGAACAAGATCCGCGAGATACCCGCGGTTGGTGTGCTCGGAGCTGATCTCCTCTGCGACCTCTGCGCGACGGCACCACATCGTCACGTCACAACCGGCGTCCGCGAGCACGGCGGCGTACGCCGTGCCCCAGCTGCCACTGCCGAACACGGTGACGCGCGTCATGCCTTGCCCTTCTTGCTCTTGCCGCGGGCCGGGACGTCCGTCCGCGGATCGAATCGGTGCTCGGGTGCCTTCTCGCCGCGAATCTCCTCCAGCAGCGCGGTGATCCGCGACATGAGCCGGTCCGTGGCTTCGCGCAGGACGGCCTGGGTGAGGGGTTGACCACGCAGGTCGTCGAGGTCGAGCGGAGCGCCCACGCGCACCGACACCGTACGGGGCGGACGCAGCGAGGGGACGTAGCGGCCGGAGTAGGGCTCGAGGATCTCGTGAGTGCCCCAGATCGCCATCGGCACGAGTGGGCAACCCGTCTCGAGGGCGAGCCGCGCCGCGCCCGACTTGCCGGTCATGGGCCAGAAGTCGCGCTCGCGGGTGATCGTGCCCTCGGGGTAGACGCACACGCACGCGCCGTCTCGCAGGGCGGCCGTGGCCGCCGCGAGGGAGTCGGAGGCCCGGGTCGTACCTCGGAAGACCGGGATCTGGCCCGTGCCCTGCATGATCTGCTTGACACCTGGCGGCTTGAACAGCGAGCTCTTCGCCAAGAAGTGCGGTGCTCGACCATGGTCGACCAGGAAGTGACCGAGGGGGAAGTGGTCGACGTTGGAGATGTGGTTGGACGCGATCACGAAACCACCCTCGGGGAGGTGCTCGCCTCCGCTCCAGTCCTGGACGGTCACGCGCCGCAGCACCGGGTGGGCGCCGGCGATGATGCCGCGGTAGAGGCGAGTGATCTCCTCGCGCATGGGCGGGCGTTGCACGGTTCTCCTCTCGCGACCTGTGGCTCGGGTCATACTGCCCGGCCGCGCATCCGGTGTCGACCCGTGTCGCGCGGGTCGGCCGCCGGAGCGCAGTGAGACGATGGGCGGGTGAGTCACCCTGTCATGTCGGCCTGGCACGTGATCGTGCCGGTCAAGAGTCGATTCCGGGCGAAGTCGCGCCTTCAGCCGCCGCCCGGTGTCGCGCGTCCCGACCTCGCGTTCGCCCTCGCCATGGACACCCTGACCGTCGTCCGCGAGGTGGTCCGCGCCGACCGCGTCATCGTCGTCACCGAGGACGACAAGGTCAGCGCCGAGATGGCCCGCCACGACATCACGACCGTGGCCGACCCGGGACGAGGCCTCAACGGCGCCGTCCAGGCCGGCCTGCGCGAGGCCGACCGTCGCCGCCCCGGCCTGCCTGCAGCCGTCCTGCTCGGCGACCTGCCGGCCCTGCGCGCCGACGAGCTGTACGCCGGCCTGCGCGCCTGCGCGGCCACCGAGAGCGCCCTCGTCCCCGACCACGACGGCTCCGGCACGGTCCTGCTCACCCACCACGACGCCGCGGCACTCGCACCGCGCTTCGGTCGGGGCTCGGCCGCCCGTCACGCGCGCCGGTGCACGGTCCTGGAGCTCGACCTGCCCACCCTCCGGCACGACGTCGACGACATCAGGTCGCTCGAGCTCGCCGTCGAGATGGGTCTGGGGCCGTGGTCGTCCGAGGCTCTTGCCACCGCCGGCACCAAGAGCGCCTGACATGCAGGCGACGGTGCACACGTTCGACCCGGACGAGGGGTCCGGGTCGGTGCTGATGGACAACGGCCGCGTCCTCGACTTCGCCCGAGCAGCCTTTGCCGCCAGCGGACTTCGGCATCTTCGGCTCGGTCAGCGCGTCAGCGTCGAGGTCGGCGCTCAGGGCGTCACCCGCTTGTGGATCACCGGCGTCGGCCCCGGCCAGCGCATCCGCTGACCAGCCGCACCACCCACACACGTCGAAGAGCCGCCACCCTCTGAACGGAGGATGGCGGCTCTTGCGCGACGCGGACTCAGCGCTTCGCGGTGCGCTTCGACGCGGTCTTCTTCGTGGTGGCCTTCTTGGCCGTCGCCTTCGTGGCAGGCGCCTTCTTCGCGGTCGTCTTCTTGGCCGCGGTCTTGACCGGAGTCGCCTTCTTGGCCGTCGTCTTCTTGGCCGCGGTCTTGACCGGAGTCGCTTTCTTCGCGGTCGTCTTCTTGGCCGCAGCCTTGACCGGGGCCGCCTTCTTGGCCGTGGTCTTCTTGGCCGCCGCAGTCTTCGCCGGAGTCGCCTTCTTCGCGGTCGTCTTCTTGGCCGCAGCCTTGACCGGGGCCGCCTTCTTGGCCGTGGTCTTCTTGGCCGCCGCAGTCTTGGCCGGAGTCGCCTTCTTGGCCGTCGTCTTCTTCGCCACAGCCTTCTTGGCCGTCGTCTTCTTCGCGGCGGCCTTCTTGGCCGGAGTGGTGTCGGCGGTCGATGCACGTCCGCCGGCGTTGCCGGTCTTCGGCAGCGAACGCGGGTCGGCGACAACGTTCTTGAACGCCGTGCCGGGCTTGAACTTCGGGATGGACGTACGACGGATGCGGACCGACTCACCGGTGCGCGGGTTACGGCCCGTACGCGCAGCGCGACCGATCTTCTCGAAGGTGCCGAAGCCGGTGATACCGACCTTGTTGCCCTTCGCGACCTCTCGGATGATGACGTCCAGAACGGCCTCAAGAGCGTCGCTGGCAGCCTTCTTGCTGCCCAGCCGACCCTCAAGGCTCGAGATGAGCTCTGCCTTGTTCACGGTGATACCCCTTCAGGGATCGATTCCGGCTGCCGCCGGAGGAGCTTCTTGCGGCCGAGCGGGAGCCCGACTTGGAACGACGGTATGCCGCGAATGGGCGGGCGTCCACCTTATGCGGCGTCGAATGCGTTGTGTCGTAACGGCTTTGGGCCTCCGCCGATGGTGTGCCGTCGCATTCTCGACGGCCGCTCGAGTCTCGCCCGGAGAGCAATTCGACCCGCGTCACCGCAGACTGAAAATGCCCGGATCATGTTGCGCTGCAACATGATCCGGGCATTCGACGCGCTGGCGCCGTTCGGTGCGGCGGGCGTCGACACCAGCCGCGAGCCGACCGTCGTACGACTCAGGCAGGTTCGTGCACCGACGGCTTCCACGCGGGTCGACGCGACTCGAAATCGCTGATGGCGTCGTCGTGTCGGAGCGTCAGGCTGATGTCGTCGAGACCTTCGAGCAGACGCCAGCGGGTGTAGTCGTCGACCTCGAACGGCATCGTGAGCTCGCCTGCGACGACCGTGCGGTCCTCCAGGTCGACGCGCACCTCCAGGCCAGGGTGGTTCTCGAGCAGCTTCCAGAGCAGCTCGACGTCGTCCTGTCGCATCTGCGCTGTGAGCAGACCCGCCTTGCCCGAGTTGCCTCGGAAGATGTCGGCGAAACGCGAGGAGATGACCACGCGGAAGCCGTAGTCCATGAGCGCCCAGACGGCGTGCTCACGCGAGGACCCGGTCCCGAAGTCCGGTCCTGCGACGAGCACCGAGCCACGGGCGTAGTCGGCGTTGTTGAGGACGAACTCCTCGTCACCGCGCCAGGCGGAGAACAGCCCGTCCTCGAAGCCGGTGCGGGTGACCCGCTTGAGGTAGACCGCAGGGATGATCTGGTCGGTGTCGACGTTGCTCCGTCGCAGGGGTACGCCGACGCCGGTGTGAGTCGTGAACTTGTCCATGGCACAGGTCCTTTCAGAGGTCGGCGGGGCTCGACAGGGTG from Luteipulveratus halotolerans includes the following:
- a CDS encoding NAD(P)H-dependent glycerol-3-phosphate dehydrogenase; this translates as MTRVTVFGSGSWGTAYAAVLADAGCDVTMWCRRAEVAEEISSEHTNRGYLADLVLPQTVRATHDPHEAGEGADICVLAVPSQTLRDNLGSWGDVLGAESVVVSLMKGIELGTTKRMSEVIHDAASVDPSRIVVVSGPNLAPEIAAKQPAAAVVASTGKLARAKVAEASATPYFRPYTNGDVVGTEIGGAVKNVIALAVGMAKGMGMGDNSMASLLTRGLAETARFGVRLGADPQTFLGLAGVGDMVATCASPLSRNYSFGFKLGQGMTVEEVVADTRQTAEGVKSCESILALARQVGADVPIVEAVEAVVHEGRNPKDLVGLLMTRALKHERS
- the leuD gene encoding 3-isopropylmalate dehydratase small subunit; the encoded protein is MDKFTTHTGVGVPLRRSNVDTDQIIPAVYLKRVTRTGFEDGLFSAWRGDEEFVLNNADYARGSVLVAGPDFGTGSSREHAVWALMDYGFRVVISSRFADIFRGNSGKAGLLTAQMRQDDVELLWKLLENHPGLEVRVDLEDRTVVAGELTMPFEVDDYTRWRLLEGLDDISLTLRHDDAISDFESRRPAWKPSVHEPA
- a CDS encoding HU family DNA-binding protein produces the protein MNKAELISSLEGRLGSKKAASDALEAVLDVIIREVAKGNKVGITGFGTFEKIGRAARTGRNPRTGESVRIRRTSIPKFKPGTAFKNVVADPRSLPKTGNAGGRASTADTTPAKKAAAKKTTAKKAVAKKTTAKKATPAKTAAAKKTTAKKAAPVKAAAKKTTAKKATPAKTAAAKKTTAKKAAPVKAAAKKTTAKKATPVKTAAKKTTAKKATPVKTAAKKTTAKKAPATKATAKKATTKKTASKRTAKR
- a CDS encoding HNH endonuclease signature motif containing protein, whose amino-acid sequence is MIPAAVIARMVRDLDVTIVRALIDTDTGTLRETSARGYRPSAAVRRFVTTRDGHCRFPGCSHPARWCEADHVTPWPAGQTSADNLQLLCKHHHRTKHEATWQVTMTPDGICTWTSPHGRTYVTRPETATATTRPRRRDL
- a CDS encoding D-alanine--D-alanine ligase family protein, whose amino-acid sequence is MSTSPTSGKKRVAIVFGGRSSEHMVSCATAAGVLQAIDRDRFDVLPIGIARDGRWLLMADDPAPLALTSAQQPEVTGDTTVVVPTSPDGHDVLVLEPGQPPRELGTVDVVLPLLHGPFGEDGTLQGLLELADIHYVGSGVAASAVMMDKHLMKVVFAAAGLPVGRYIVITDKEWRRDKAAALDPVTSLGWPVFVKPARAGSSQGVIKVESHDELEAAVEAAREHDPKVIIEAAINGREIECGVLEGHGSDRPRASEIGEIEVIGGHDFYDFEAKYIDEANVRLSCPTSLPPAIADEVKQLSVKAFEAAGCEGLARVDWFYEPSGQLVLNEINTLPGFTPHSMFPQVWAASGLSYTELISELIDLALERRTGLR
- a CDS encoding DUF3515 family protein, with the protein product MHDRPRLTGRLALLAAAGLTVAGCGSSVDVTVADHASNPLCAKASGAWPSVVSGEQRRETSVDSPTVSAWGDPAIIARCGVTSPGPTSNQCFGVSGVDWVGTKLSDGMSFVTYGRSPAIEVLVPKDYAPEPLVLGAFTQAAKAIPQGPHRCS
- a CDS encoding cold-shock protein; this encodes MQATVHTFDPDEGSGSVLMDNGRVLDFARAAFAASGLRHLRLGQRVSVEVGAQGVTRLWITGVGPGQRIR
- the cofC gene encoding 2-phospho-L-lactate guanylyltransferase; the encoded protein is MSHPVMSAWHVIVPVKSRFRAKSRLQPPPGVARPDLAFALAMDTLTVVREVVRADRVIVVTEDDKVSAEMARHDITTVADPGRGLNGAVQAGLREADRRRPGLPAAVLLGDLPALRADELYAGLRACAATESALVPDHDGSGTVLLTHHDAAALAPRFGRGSAARHARRCTVLELDLPTLRHDVDDIRSLELAVEMGLGPWSSEALATAGTKSA
- a CDS encoding trans-sulfuration enzyme family protein, with the protein product MAELDPTTLTAATRLVTGGRPDRVPGGSVSPPLELSSTFIADGEVGYGRNGNRTWTAFEDTLGGLEGGRALAFASGMAAVAACVSLVPTGGTVVAPFHAYNGTGGILDLYEREQRLSVRRVDISDTDAVLSALDGADLLWTESPTNPMLEIADLPTLFARARSRDVVTVCDNTFATPLLQQPLDLGADVVVHSATKYISGHSDLLLGATVTRDDALHARLYEHRTLGGAVPGPMETWLALRGMRTLHLRLERACANAADLAGRLREHQAVARVRYPDMGAVVSIELTGGKEAAERVEHAVRVWTPATSLGGVESLIERRRRHPLEPSTVPEELVRLSVGVEDVEDLWRDLDDALSAG
- a CDS encoding lysophospholipid acyltransferase family protein, translated to MQRPPMREEITRLYRGIIAGAHPVLRRVTVQDWSGGEHLPEGGFVIASNHISNVDHFPLGHFLVDHGRAPHFLAKSSLFKPPGVKQIMQGTGQIPVFRGTTRASDSLAAATAALRDGACVCVYPEGTITRERDFWPMTGKSGAARLALETGCPLVPMAIWGTHEILEPYSGRYVPSLRPPRTVSVRVGAPLDLDDLRGQPLTQAVLREATDRLMSRITALLEEIRGEKAPEHRFDPRTDVPARGKSKKGKA